A region of Asterias amurensis chromosome 20, ASM3211899v1 DNA encodes the following proteins:
- the LOC139952095 gene encoding hephaestin-like protein, with protein MNVRRSSHLHLAAALGLIAAFFGMAAQGARGRYDFTTTQLREYYVAAVEVEWDYAPTGRNVIKDREITPGSHEGQFLLNGTHRIGRKYKKAIYKQYTDDTYTTEIPVPEWHGSFGPILYAETGDTMFVYFKNMASRPFTMHPHGVKYFKDSEGAKYEDDTSGKDKEDDLVEPGKTYRYKWFANEAAGPAADDENCTPWPYHSHILSPSGINSGMTGALVICREGTLNEAGKRKDVDRDFLLVFAITDENLSYYLDDNIKEFAGSPETLDPDDEDFAASNLMDGINGRLYGNLPCLFMCVGEKVNWNVLAFGTEADIHTVHFHGNILNFQGRRRDSLSLSPAILMSAEMEAINPGTWLITSASTNHFSDGSQVLYTVSADCGTAPTDNTPVGIQRDYYIAAEEIVWNYAPDRVHSDGTNFTDPDSDSYPFFTKDNNRLGGIYKKAKFVAYTNGSFITKAPEDPLMGLLGPVIRAEVGDIINVTLRNNLPSQNVSITPHGVMYTKDNEGDAYNDGTTGGDRFDEMITPGTSFSYIWTVPEHVGPTDVDSDCITWIYLSTADPVGDISAGLVGPLLVCKRGTLDLDTGKQAQVDKEYFLLFSTFDENLSWLIDENIQTYSADPGSVDKSDELFTASNQMSSLNGLSYNNLKGLTAVVGDRVSWHIMAIGDFTNEHGMSVHGHTLLHNSRRTSSIMVFPGVSETAYMDADIPGIFQVACQTNSHLVEGMKAFLTVQEAEQAPPTVGSKTRSYFVAIAEEYWDYAETKWDPVRSENLTDPNSVGYVFVAQGDLSIGSRYKKARYREYTDATFTKEKQRTTEDMHLGVLGPLLHMEVGETVTIVVKNTASRQYGLEPFGVLVSTSDTVIEKGIAPGATKTYKWKVPNRAGPSATDPNCIVYSYFSHINKEMDTNSGLIGPMVVCRPGTLGENGRRQDVDREIALLFTVLDENKSWYLDENIQEFCGTPSAVDKANGDFEESNLMHGINGFLFSNLHNLDVEEGSLVEWYLLGIGDEVDVHSVHFHGQTVTHRTSMVHRVDVFELFPGVFGSVQMKADNPGKWLLHCHVHDHILGGMETEYTVHASGETATTSPSTASTACCITGTTLIVALGIGLAWKFN; from the exons ATGAATGTGCGGCGTTCATCCCACCTCCACCTCGCTGCAGCCCTGGGGCTCATCGCAGCGTTTTTCGGTATGGCCGCCCAGGGTGCAAGGGGACGGTACGATTTTACCACCACCCAACTGCGAGAATACTACGTTGCTGCCGTTGAGGTGGAATGGGACTATGCCCCCACGGGTAGGAACGTCATCAAGGACAGAGAAATAACCCCTGGAAG CCATGAAGGTCAGTTTCTCCTCAACGGAACCCACCGGATCGGCAGGAAGTATAAGAAAGCCATCTACAAGCAATACACCGATGACACTTACACCACAGAGATCCCGGTACCGGAATGGCACGGATCCTTTGGACCAATTCTCTATGCTGAGACTGGTGATACCATGTTTGTCTACTTTAAGAATATGGCTTCCCGTCCCTTCACAATGCATCCACATGGTGTGAAATACTTCAAGGATTCAGAAG GAGCAAAGTATGAGGACGATACTTCAGGTAAAGACAAAGAAGACGATTTGGTGGAGCCCGGTAAAACCTACCGGTACAAATGGTTTGCTAACGAGGCTGCTGGACCAGCTGCTGATGATGAGAACTGTACCCCTTGGCCCTATCATTCACACATCCTATCACCAAGTGGTATCAACTCCGGTATGACTGGAGCGCTAGTCATTTGTAGagaag GCACCTTGAATGAAGCCGGGAAACGTAAAGATGTTGACCGAGATTTTCTGTTGGTTTTTGCAATCACCGATGAAAACCTGAGTTACTACTTGGATGACAATATTAAGGAATTTGCTGGTAGTCCTGAAACGCTGGATCCAG ATGATGAAGACTTTGCAGCGAGTAACTTAATGGATGGTATTAATGGTCGACTGTACGGAAACTTACCATGTCTTTTTATGTGTGTTGGAGAAAAAGTTAACTGGAATGTCTTAGCTTTTGGTACTGAAGCTGATATACACACTGTACATTTCCATGGTAACATACTG AACTTCCAGGGTCGGCGGAGGGATTCTCTCAGCCTCTCTCCCGCTATTTTAATGAGTGCCGAAATGGAAGCTATAAATCCCGGGACGTGGCTCATCACTTCTGCATCAACAAATCATTTCAGTG ATGGTTCCCAAGTATTGTACACAGTGTCCGCAGACTGTGGTACTGCCCCAACAGACAACACCCCAGTAGGTATCCAACGTGACTATTATATTGCTGCAGAAGAGATCGTTTGGAACTATGCTCCGGATAGGGTTCATAGTGATGGTACCAATTTCACCGATCCAGACAG TGACTCCTATCCCTTCTTCACAAAAGACAACAATAGACTTGGTGGGATCTACAAGAAAGCCAAGTTTGTTGCTTACACCAACGGTTCCTTCATCACCAAAGCCCCCGAGGATCCCCTGATGGGGCTTCTCGGACCGGTCATCAGAGCAGAGGTTGGCGATATCATTAATGTTACATTGAGAAACAACCTACCGTCGCAGAATGTCAGCATCACGCCTCATGGAGTCATGTATACTAAAGATAATGAAGGAGACGCTTACAATGATGGAACCACAG gaGGCGATCGTTTTGATGAGATGATCACACCCGGAACTTCATTTTCCTACATTTGGACGGTGCCGGAACATGTCGGACCTACTGACGTAGACTCAGATTGCATCACTTGGATTTATCTTTCGACCGCTGACCCTGTGGGTGACATTAGTGCTGGTTTGGTCGGACCGCTGCTTGTATGCAAACGCGGCACGCTGGATCTTGACACTGGAAAACAG gcTCAAGTTGACAAGGAGTATTTCCTTCTCTTCTCTACCTTTGATGAGAACCTAAGCTGGCTGATTGATGAAAATATTCAAACATATTCAGCCGATCCTGGATCAGTTGACAAATCAGACGAACTGTTCACAGCGTCCAATCAGATGTCGT CTTTGAACGGGTTATCCTATAACAATCTGAAGGGCCTAACCGCAGTTGTCGGGGACAGAGTGTCATGGCACATCATGGCTATCGGCGACTTCACCAACGAACATGGGATGTCCGTTCATGGACACACTCTCCTGCATAACTCTCGCCGCACCTCATCCATCATGGTATTCCCTGGAGTGTCTGAAACTGCTTACATGGACGCAGACATACCTG GTATCTTTCAAGTCGCTTGTCAAACAAACTCCCACTTGGTTGAAGGAATGAAGGCCTTCTTGACGGTGCAGGAGGCGGAACAGGCGCCACCCACAGTAGGTTCTAAGACGAGGTCGTACTTCGTTGCTATTGCAGAGGAATACTGGGACTATGCTGAGACAAAGTGGGACCCAGTTAGGAGTGAAAATTTGACAGATCCTAATAG CGTTGGTTATGTGTTTGTCGCGCAAGGCGACTTGTCCATCGGCTCTCGTTACAAGAAAGCACGCTACCGAGAATACACCGACGCCACCTTCACGAAGGAGAAGCAACGAACAACAGAGGATATGCACCTTGGAGTCTTGGGTCCACTACTTCATATGGAGGTTGGGGAGACGGTTACTATTGTCGTGAAGAATACGGCATCTCGACAGTATGGTCTGGAGCCTTTTGGTGTTCTGGTGTCAACCTCTGATACAGTTATAG aaaaaggCATAGCTCCTGGAGCCACCAAGACCTACAAGTGGAAGGTGCCAAACCGAGCAGGACCCAGCGCCACCGATCCTAATTGCATCGTCTACTCCTACTTTTCCCACATCAACAAAGAGATGGACACCAACTCCGGTCTCATCGGTCCGATGGTCGTCTGTCGACCCGGAACTCTCGGAGAGAACGGACGCCGTCAAGATGTCGACCGGGAGATCGCTCTTCTCTTCACCGTGTTGGATGAGAATAAAAGCTGGTACTTAGATGAGAATATTCAGGAGTTTTGCGGGACGCCTTCTGCTGTCGATAAGGCTAATGGAGACTTTGAGGAAAGTAACCTCATGCATG GTATTAATGGGTTCTTGTTCAGTAATTTGCATAACTTGGATGTGGAAGAGGGCTCGCTGGTAGAGTGGTACTTGCTCGGTATCGGTGACGAAGTGGACGTCCACTCTGTCCACTTTCACGGCCAGACGGTCACTCACAGGACGTCTATGGTTCATA